A genomic window from Sphingobacteriales bacterium includes:
- a CDS encoding nucleotidyltransferase domain-containing protein: protein MTIQELKEKGLIILECISGSKVYGLDTPTSDTDIKGVFVLPKSDFYGLNYIEQVNNETNDIVYYELGRFMQLLSVNNPNILELLNTPKDAVLYRHPSLDEIDNSRILSKLCKDTFGKFALSQIKKAKGLKKKIVNPMEKERKNILSFCYVSYQQGSVSLQKFLELKNWKQEHCGLINISNMKDIYGLFYSKIENFNGIIKNDASNEVCLSSIPKGSQQEALMYFNRDAYSSYCKDYREYWDWVEKRNEERYNNTQQHGKNYDAKNMMHVFRLLEMACEIGSQQQINVRRPNRDFLLEIKSGKYEYEELLAMAEERQQKMEQTFENSTLRPLPDVHYINTLAYNIRNSWYQEISEKVIKSTV, encoded by the coding sequence ATGACAATACAAGAATTAAAAGAAAAAGGGTTGATTATTTTGGAATGTATCAGCGGCAGCAAAGTATATGGATTGGATACGCCGACTTCTGATACAGATATAAAAGGCGTTTTTGTATTGCCAAAGTCGGATTTTTATGGATTGAACTACATAGAACAAGTAAATAATGAAACAAATGATATTGTTTATTACGAATTAGGACGATTTATGCAGTTGCTTTCTGTGAATAATCCTAATATTTTGGAGCTATTAAACACGCCTAAAGACGCTGTTCTTTACAGGCACCCAAGTTTAGACGAAATAGATAATTCACGCATTTTATCAAAACTTTGTAAAGATACTTTTGGAAAGTTCGCTTTATCTCAAATCAAAAAAGCAAAGGGGCTGAAGAAAAAAATCGTCAATCCGATGGAAAAAGAAAGAAAAAATATTCTTTCTTTTTGCTATGTCAGTTATCAACAAGGTTCTGTTTCATTGCAAAAATTTTTGGAACTAAAAAATTGGAAACAAGAGCATTGCGGCTTGATCAATATCTCAAATATGAAGGATATTTATGGCTTATTTTATAGCAAAATCGAAAATTTTAATGGTATTATCAAAAATGATGCTTCCAATGAAGTGTGTTTGAGTTCTATTCCAAAAGGCTCGCAACAAGAGGCTTTGATGTACTTTAACAGAGATGCTTATTCCTCCTATTGCAAAGATTATCGCGAATATTGGGATTGGGTCGAAAAACGAAACGAAGAAAGGTACAACAATACTCAACAACACGGCAAAAATTATGATGCTAAAAATATGATGCACGTTTTTCGCTTATTGGAAATGGCTTGCGAAATTGGCAGCCAACAGCAAATCAATGTAAGGCGACCCAACAGAGACTTTTTATTGGAAATAAAATCAGGGAAATACGAGTATGAAGAACTTTTGGCAATGGCAGAAGAACGACAGCAAAAAATGGAGCAAACTTTTGAAAATTCTACTTTGCGCCCCCTTCCCGATGTTCATTATATCAACACATTGGCTTATAACATCAGAAATTCTTGGTATCAAGAAATATCCGAAAAAGTTATAAAAAGTACGGTTTAA
- a CDS encoding nucleotidyltransferase domain-containing protein translates to MKNKIIEKLRNVEKEYNIQILLACETGSRAWGFPSPDSDYDVRFIYKHHKDWYLSLSEKKDTIELMFDNNEMDLSGWDLRKTLNLLWKSNASLLERIQSPVVYIENQAFLEGIKNLATTCYSKIATMHHYLSMAKNMYGEVQQKEEVKLKKLFYALRTATACEWILEKETMPPIAFGIMLENLNFSTHFKEKINDLIALKATKSETYLHFQEKEINQYIEKIILKAENEAKSLPASKGQIEDLNSFFVKTLTP, encoded by the coding sequence ATGAAAAATAAAATCATTGAAAAACTTCGCAACGTTGAAAAGGAATATAATATCCAAATTCTTTTAGCGTGTGAAACAGGTTCGCGTGCGTGGGGTTTTCCTTCGCCTGATAGCGATTATGATGTACGTTTTATTTATAAGCATCATAAAGATTGGTATTTAAGTTTGAGCGAAAAAAAAGACACAATTGAATTGATGTTTGATAATAATGAAATGGATTTATCGGGCTGGGACTTAAGAAAAACACTGAATTTGCTCTGGAAATCAAATGCTTCTTTATTAGAAAGAATTCAATCGCCTGTGGTTTACATTGAAAATCAAGCATTTTTGGAGGGAATAAAGAATTTAGCGACTACTTGTTATTCAAAAATTGCTACCATGCATCATTATTTGAGTATGGCGAAAAATATGTATGGCGAAGTACAGCAAAAAGAAGAAGTAAAACTGAAAAAACTTTTTTATGCTTTAAGAACCGCTACCGCCTGCGAATGGATTTTGGAAAAAGAAACGATGCCCCCGATAGCGTTTGGTATAATGTTGGAAAATTTGAATTTCTCAACACATTTTAAAGAAAAAATAAACGATTTGATTGCTTTAAAAGCCACTAAAAGCGAAACTTATCTTCATTTTCAGGAAAAAGAAATCAATCAATATATTGAAAAAATTATTTTAAAAGCAGAAAATGAAGCCAAAAGTTTACCCGCATCAAAAGGGCAAATTGAAGATTTGAATTCTTTTTTTGTAAAAACGCTTACGCCTTAA